In a genomic window of Polycladomyces abyssicola:
- a CDS encoding nucleotide pyrophosphohydrolase — protein MERKTMYDMQQEVDRYIRQFKEGYFQPLSMLARMTEEVGELAREVNHRYGEKPKKEGEAENSIDMELGDLLFIIICFANSLGIDLEEAFDRVMHKYNTRDANRWTRIESKNEA, from the coding sequence ATGGAACGTAAAACAATGTACGATATGCAGCAAGAAGTGGACCGATATATTCGTCAGTTCAAGGAAGGGTATTTTCAACCGTTGTCCATGTTGGCCCGCATGACGGAGGAAGTGGGCGAGCTGGCGCGGGAAGTGAATCACCGCTACGGAGAAAAGCCGAAAAAAGAGGGTGAAGCAGAGAACAGCATCGATATGGAATTAGGTGATCTCCTGTTTATTATCATCTGTTTCGCCAATTCACTCGGAATTGATTTGGAAGAGGCGTTTGACCGCGTCATGCACAAATACAACACGCGAGACGCCAATCGCTGGACCCGCATCGAATCGAAAAACGAAGCATGA
- the bshA gene encoding N-acetyl-alpha-D-glucosaminyl L-malate synthase BshA, producing MRIGISCYPTHGGSGVVATELGKMMAERGHQVHFITYSMPFRLGRFHHHIHYHEVEANRYAVFKYPPYDLALANRMAQVAKIHQLDILHVHYAVPHAICAYLAKQMTGGAFRVVTTLHGTDITVLGEDPSLRDIICFGIRESDAVTAVSDDLVKQTRESFCVDSSIQRIYNFVDPRVYYPRDVSHIRAQYARPDEKLLLHISNFRAVKRVDDVVRVFEKVQRQIPARLLLVGDGPEWPRVAELVNELKLDRKVVFLGKQDEVAQLISLADLLLLPSAKESFGLVALEAMACGVPAVTSNAGGLPEVVKHGETGYLAEIGDVDQMAAYALELLTDPVKHRRFSENGLKRAREHFSAEKIADEYEALYQRVLAEP from the coding sequence ATGAGAATCGGCATTTCATGTTACCCCACACACGGGGGTTCGGGCGTGGTGGCCACCGAACTGGGCAAGATGATGGCGGAGCGTGGCCACCAGGTTCATTTCATCACGTACAGCATGCCATTTCGTCTCGGACGATTTCATCATCATATCCATTATCACGAAGTAGAAGCGAACCGTTATGCGGTATTCAAATATCCGCCCTATGATCTGGCATTGGCCAACCGAATGGCCCAAGTGGCCAAGATCCATCAATTGGACATTCTGCACGTTCACTACGCCGTTCCGCACGCCATTTGTGCGTATCTGGCCAAACAGATGACCGGCGGGGCGTTTCGGGTGGTAACAACCCTGCACGGGACGGACATCACCGTATTGGGGGAAGATCCGTCTCTCAGGGATATCATCTGTTTCGGTATACGTGAGAGCGATGCGGTGACGGCGGTGTCGGATGATCTGGTGAAGCAGACGCGTGAGTCGTTTTGCGTGGATTCGTCCATCCAACGCATTTATAACTTTGTTGATCCGCGCGTTTACTATCCACGCGATGTCTCGCACATCCGGGCCCAGTACGCGAGGCCGGACGAAAAATTGCTGCTTCATATTTCCAACTTTCGCGCCGTTAAACGGGTGGATGACGTGGTCCGCGTGTTTGAAAAAGTACAGCGCCAAATCCCCGCCAGACTGTTGCTGGTGGGCGACGGGCCCGAATGGCCGCGGGTGGCGGAATTGGTGAATGAACTGAAGCTGGATCGGAAAGTGGTCTTTCTCGGGAAACAGGATGAAGTGGCGCAACTCATTTCTCTCGCCGATTTGCTGTTGTTGCCTTCCGCAAAGGAAAGTTTCGGACTGGTGGCGCTGGAAGCGATGGCCTGCGGCGTTCCGGCCGTTACATCCAACGCGGGCGGTTTGCCGGAGGTGGTAAAACACGGGGAAACCGGATACCTGGCGGAGATTGGGGATGTGGACCAGATGGCCGCGTATGCACTGGAGTTGTTGACAGACCCGGTCAAGCACCGTCGGTTCTCCGAAAACGGGTTGAAACGGGCGCGGGAACACTTCAGTGCGGAGAAAATCGCGGATGAATACGAAGCGTTGTATCAGCGGGTATTGGCTGAGCCGTGA
- a CDS encoding pyridoxamine 5'-phosphate oxidase family protein, translating to MGMLFSALLPEHEAFIKKQRIFFVGSAPLSEEGHINISPKGYDVLRIFSPTEVGYLDLTGSGNETSAHLKENGRITLMFVSFEGPPMILRLYGRGRVILPDSSEWNQLIHHFDLLPGARQIMYVNVQEVKTSCGYSVPVFSYSGERETLRRWASQKGEKGLQSYHQEKNSMSMDGIVTPLGLSKSEIS from the coding sequence ATGGGAATGCTTTTTTCGGCTTTACTTCCGGAGCATGAAGCGTTCATTAAGAAACAGCGCATATTTTTTGTGGGTTCCGCTCCTTTAAGTGAAGAGGGACACATCAATATCTCTCCGAAAGGATATGATGTGCTGCGCATATTTTCGCCAACAGAAGTGGGTTATCTGGACCTGACAGGTAGTGGAAACGAAACAAGTGCCCACCTGAAGGAGAATGGAAGGATCACGTTGATGTTTGTTTCGTTTGAAGGTCCTCCCATGATTCTGCGCTTGTATGGAAGGGGGCGTGTGATATTACCTGATTCATCTGAATGGAATCAATTGATTCATCACTTTGATCTCCTTCCGGGAGCACGCCAAATCATGTATGTAAACGTACAGGAAGTGAAAACGTCATGCGGCTATAGCGTTCCTGTCTTCTCCTATTCAGGTGAACGTGAGACTCTCCGACGGTGGGCCAGTCAAAAGGGGGAGAAAGGTCTTCAAAGTTACCATCAAGAAAAAAATTCGATGAGCATGGATGGGATCGTCACCCCGTTGGGTCTTTCAAAGAGTGAGATTAGCTAA
- a CDS encoding YitT family protein — MKKHVKNIALILLGAFIYSVGVNYFAVNNRLAEGGFTGLALLAHYQLGISPALFIFLLNIPLYFIGYKVFGKQTLIYTLIGTNASSLFLELTKGWGSPLDDLLLAALYTGVLVGVGLGLIFRVGGTTGGVDIIARLLNKYLDWSIGRTFFLFDLGVLTLSYVYIGREKAMYTMVAVFVGARVVDFVVEGLNAAKAATIISNSAVAISNKITKEMDRGATLLKGRGGYTGVDKEVLYVVVNRNELPRLKQIVHSVDPYAFVVVHDVRDVLGEGFTYDSPEEAKTQ; from the coding sequence ATGAAAAAACACGTCAAAAACATTGCACTTATCTTGTTGGGTGCTTTTATCTATTCTGTCGGCGTCAATTACTTTGCCGTCAATAATCGACTAGCCGAAGGTGGTTTCACCGGTTTGGCACTGTTGGCGCACTATCAATTGGGTATCTCACCGGCGCTCTTTATTTTCCTCCTCAATATCCCGCTTTATTTCATCGGGTACAAAGTGTTCGGGAAACAGACGCTCATCTACACCCTGATCGGCACCAACGCCTCGTCTTTGTTTTTGGAACTGACCAAAGGATGGGGCAGTCCGCTCGATGACCTGCTGTTGGCCGCCCTGTATACAGGTGTACTGGTGGGCGTCGGATTGGGGCTGATCTTTCGGGTTGGAGGGACTACCGGTGGTGTCGATATCATCGCCCGTCTGTTGAACAAGTATCTCGACTGGAGCATCGGACGCACGTTTTTTCTGTTCGACCTAGGCGTATTGACGCTGTCCTATGTGTATATCGGCCGGGAAAAAGCGATGTATACCATGGTCGCCGTCTTTGTTGGTGCACGCGTCGTCGACTTTGTCGTTGAAGGATTGAATGCTGCCAAAGCGGCGACCATCATCTCCAACTCCGCCGTCGCTATTTCCAACAAGATCACCAAAGAAATGGACAGAGGTGCCACTTTGTTAAAAGGGAGAGGCGGATATACCGGTGTGGACAAGGAAGTCCTTTACGTGGTCGTCAACCGGAACGAACTGCCTCGGCTCAAACAAATCGTCCACTCCGTTGATCCGTATGCGTTCGTGGTCGTCCACGATGTACGGGACGTTTTGGGAGAAGGGTTTACTTACGACAGCCCCGAGGAAGCCAAAACGCAATGA
- a CDS encoding 1-aminocyclopropane-1-carboxylate deaminase/D-cysteine desulfhydrase, which produces MTTHLSRYPLMWGETPLHRLHGLERMTGLEECWVKRDDLTGIAFGGNKVRKLEYLLGDALAKGCDTVITGGSPQSNHARLTAACARRAGLEAWLCFAGKHMGIQQGNLLLDHILGAEMKTTGVYGSEPLLEEMEKWAEEARQKGKKPYVIPVGGSTPIGDYGYKRAWDVLLDQLSEVGAHPESIVLAVGSGGTLAGLLAGKALRPAPIKLIGISVWLKADELTRVVVRMANDLLAFLGSDRRLSAAEVHVEDAYIGKKYGVPSDAGNEAIRLLARSEGLFADPIYTGKALAGLLDLFHRCRIGSRVLFWHTGGTPALFTHAHSFAREG; this is translated from the coding sequence GTGACTACACACTTGTCCCGCTATCCGCTGATGTGGGGAGAAACACCGCTGCACCGTTTGCACGGGTTGGAGCGGATGACCGGGCTGGAGGAATGCTGGGTCAAACGGGATGATCTGACCGGGATTGCGTTTGGCGGAAACAAGGTGCGCAAACTGGAGTATCTGCTTGGCGATGCATTGGCGAAGGGGTGCGACACGGTCATCACCGGTGGCAGCCCGCAGTCCAACCACGCCCGGCTGACGGCGGCGTGTGCGCGACGTGCCGGACTGGAAGCATGGCTCTGTTTTGCCGGGAAGCACATGGGCATTCAGCAGGGGAACCTGTTGTTGGACCACATTTTGGGTGCGGAGATGAAGACGACCGGTGTGTACGGTTCTGAACCACTGCTCGAAGAAATGGAAAAATGGGCCGAAGAAGCACGGCAAAAAGGGAAAAAGCCGTATGTGATTCCGGTAGGTGGTTCCACGCCCATCGGGGATTACGGTTACAAGCGGGCGTGGGATGTTTTGCTGGATCAGCTGTCAGAAGTGGGAGCCCATCCGGAGTCGATCGTACTTGCTGTCGGCAGTGGCGGTACGTTGGCCGGTCTGTTGGCGGGGAAGGCGCTTCGCCCCGCCCCCATCAAGCTGATCGGGATCAGCGTATGGCTGAAGGCGGATGAGCTGACACGTGTGGTTGTGCGCATGGCGAACGATCTTCTGGCGTTTCTCGGCTCCGATCGACGTCTTTCGGCTGCGGAAGTGCATGTGGAAGACGCCTACATAGGGAAAAAATACGGGGTTCCATCGGATGCGGGTAATGAAGCGATCCGTCTTTTGGCCAGGTCGGAGGGGTTGTTCGCCGATCCCATCTATACCGGCAAGGCATTGGCAGGCCTGTTGGATCTGTTCCATCGCTGCAGAATCGGTTCCCGTGTCTTGTTTTGGCACACCGGAGGAACACCGGCATTATTTACGCATGCCCATTCTTTTGCACGGGAGGGATGA
- the mgsA gene encoding methylglyoxal synthase, with protein MHIALIAHDRKKEQMVNFAIAYRDILKQHHLYATGTTGQKIMEATGLQVHRFQSGPLGGDQQIGALVAENKLDCIIFLRDPLTAQPHEPDILALLRLADVHGIPVATNLASAEVMIRSIQQGDFAWREIVNQANAKKEEGNQ; from the coding sequence ATGCACATCGCATTGATCGCGCACGACCGAAAAAAAGAGCAAATGGTGAATTTTGCGATCGCCTATCGAGATATATTGAAGCAACATCATCTTTACGCAACAGGAACGACCGGTCAGAAGATCATGGAGGCGACGGGGCTCCAAGTCCACCGGTTTCAATCTGGACCGCTCGGTGGAGACCAACAAATCGGGGCATTGGTGGCGGAAAACAAATTGGACTGCATCATTTTTCTTCGCGATCCGCTGACGGCCCAGCCTCACGAGCCGGATATTTTGGCACTGCTCAGGTTGGCCGACGTGCACGGCATTCCCGTGGCCACCAACCTCGCGTCGGCGGAAGTGATGATCCGCTCGATCCAACAAGGGGATTTCGCTTGGCGGGAGATCGTGAATCAGGCCAACGCCAAAAAAGAGGAGGGGAATCAATGA
- the bshB1 gene encoding bacillithiol biosynthesis deacetylase BshB1 yields MTVGQRVDILAFGAHPDDVEIGAGGILAKHQAQGFSVAICDLTAAELSSNGTVELRRQEAKRAASILGLTERVNLGFPDRGLKGTEEQIRRMTEVIRRLRPRIVLAPYEKDRHPDHVACSRMVKEAVFDAGIRNRKVDGDWPAHRVEQVFHYFINDVGPADVIVNITDVYERKMEAILAYASQFDRSQGEVDTPLNHPSYLAMIRGRDQLWGHQIRALYGEGLAKTRPLAMDRLL; encoded by the coding sequence ATGACAGTCGGCCAACGTGTGGACATTTTGGCATTCGGCGCCCATCCGGATGATGTGGAAATCGGAGCGGGCGGCATTTTGGCCAAACATCAGGCCCAAGGGTTTTCGGTAGCGATCTGCGATCTGACGGCGGCAGAGCTTTCCTCCAACGGGACGGTGGAATTGCGCCGACAAGAGGCAAAAAGAGCGGCTTCCATACTTGGTCTGACCGAAAGGGTCAATCTCGGATTTCCAGATCGGGGGCTGAAAGGTACAGAAGAACAGATTCGACGCATGACTGAGGTGATCCGACGATTGCGCCCGCGCATTGTGTTGGCTCCGTACGAGAAGGATCGTCATCCCGACCATGTGGCTTGCAGTCGGATGGTGAAGGAAGCGGTGTTTGACGCCGGAATCCGCAACCGGAAAGTGGACGGAGACTGGCCTGCTCATCGGGTGGAACAAGTGTTCCATTACTTTATCAACGATGTTGGACCCGCAGACGTAATCGTCAATATCACTGATGTTTACGAACGAAAGATGGAGGCGATCCTGGCCTATGCCAGTCAGTTTGACCGCTCTCAGGGCGAAGTGGACACGCCACTCAATCATCCCAGTTATTTGGCAATGATTCGCGGGCGGGATCAACTTTGGGGCCATCAAATTCGCGCATTGTACGGGGAGGGTTTGGCAAAGACCCGTCCGTTGGCGATGGATCGGCTCCTGTGA
- the dapB gene encoding 4-hydroxy-tetrahydrodipicolinate reductase encodes MSEIRVAVAGASGRMGQEVVKLLYREEGMTLVSGIARSAVGQDVGEVAGIGKLGVTFTGSVEEAIAKDRPDVLVDFTTPDAVRRHAEIALEAGVRPVIGTSGLSREDLRELDARCREKGIGAIVAPNFAIGAVLMMVFAAKASKYLPHVEIIELHHDKKLDAPSGTAVKTAELIADVRDEFRQGHPEEKETLEGARGAYYDGFRIHSVRLPGIVAHQEVLFGGPGQLLTIRHDSLNRESFMPGVKLAIEKVMELDHLVYGLENILDL; translated from the coding sequence ATGAGCGAGATTCGTGTAGCGGTGGCCGGAGCGAGCGGCCGCATGGGACAAGAAGTGGTAAAGTTGTTGTATCGGGAAGAGGGAATGACGCTGGTCAGCGGCATTGCCCGTTCCGCAGTGGGACAAGATGTGGGAGAAGTGGCGGGCATCGGCAAATTGGGCGTGACATTTACCGGATCGGTGGAAGAAGCGATAGCCAAAGACCGTCCCGACGTGCTGGTGGATTTCACCACACCGGATGCGGTGCGGCGTCATGCGGAAATCGCGTTGGAAGCGGGAGTTCGCCCCGTGATCGGCACCAGCGGCCTGTCGCGGGAGGATTTGCGCGAATTGGATGCACGTTGTCGCGAAAAGGGCATCGGGGCGATCGTGGCGCCCAACTTCGCCATCGGCGCTGTGCTGATGATGGTGTTTGCGGCTAAGGCGAGCAAGTATCTGCCACATGTGGAGATCATCGAATTGCATCATGACAAAAAGCTGGACGCACCATCGGGTACAGCCGTCAAAACAGCGGAGTTGATCGCGGATGTCCGTGATGAGTTTCGCCAAGGACATCCTGAGGAAAAAGAGACGTTGGAAGGAGCGCGCGGCGCTTACTACGACGGCTTCCGCATACACAGTGTACGTCTTCCCGGCATCGTGGCACATCAAGAGGTTCTATTCGGCGGGCCGGGACAGTTGTTGACGATCCGTCACGATTCGCTGAACCGGGAGTCGTTTATGCCGGGTGTAAAGCTGGCCATTGAGAAAGTGATGGAATTGGATCATCTGGTATACGGGCTGGAAAACATCTTGGATTTATAA
- a CDS encoding sporulation protein YpjB: MWKRWIGLLVILWSSFFILHSYGSESAFAMEQTQPMQWARQAERVYQLVQRGDLLAARDALTVLSRSFSRANLSPLGLSVEQIRTLSQTLVEMEQELNRVRPNPTTLMAAALRMRMAFDALTHPNQPLWRQYYSVLQRDLTAIDRAINTGNQVRARMAVDALLNHYRLIRPAIVISRTPTTVTKVDSVLAFLRNQSRPTWNPALLRDGVSRLREMLNPLFYGPEEQVTAVYGEWDMPIVSFMLMVGGVIVSVLTYVGWKKYRAVHLP; this comes from the coding sequence ATGTGGAAGAGATGGATCGGCTTGTTGGTCATATTGTGGAGCAGTTTCTTCATATTGCACAGCTATGGATCAGAATCAGCATTCGCCATGGAGCAAACGCAACCGATGCAGTGGGCACGTCAGGCAGAGCGAGTGTATCAGTTGGTGCAGCGGGGGGATTTATTGGCCGCACGCGATGCGTTGACAGTGCTTTCGCGCAGTTTCTCCCGTGCAAATCTGTCTCCCCTCGGATTGTCGGTGGAGCAGATTCGCACGTTGTCGCAAACGTTGGTGGAAATGGAACAGGAGTTGAACCGAGTACGCCCCAACCCGACCACATTGATGGCGGCGGCGCTTCGTATGCGAATGGCATTTGATGCGTTGACGCATCCCAATCAGCCACTGTGGAGACAGTATTACTCGGTTTTGCAACGGGATTTGACCGCTATCGACCGGGCGATCAACACAGGGAATCAAGTGCGTGCGCGCATGGCGGTTGATGCCCTGCTCAATCATTATCGTCTGATACGCCCCGCCATCGTGATCTCACGTACCCCGACGACAGTGACCAAGGTGGATTCGGTTTTGGCCTTTCTGCGCAATCAATCGCGGCCGACGTGGAACCCCGCGTTGCTGCGCGATGGAGTGAGTCGTTTGCGCGAGATGCTGAATCCGCTGTTTTACGGACCGGAGGAACAGGTAACAGCTGTCTACGGTGAATGGGACATGCCGATCGTCTCGTTCATGTTGATGGTAGGCGGGGTGATCGTGTCCGTGCTGACTTATGTCGGTTGGAAGAAGTATCGGGCGGTGCATCTACCGTAA